From Ignatzschineria sp. RMDPL8A, a single genomic window includes:
- a CDS encoding tetratricopeptide repeat protein, with product MSLKEFETDEQRAEALVDWLKQNSNFILLLAVVIVGTIVGQNYYQSHKAGKTVNNIAALDTLAMEKGTEGNLSKAQLTEFLDKNNNQDHQALGVMTVAGELANRGEYQEAKALLTGLDTQKFDPSLKALVDFRLAKVLFELKEYDASLKVLDGMDSISFRGLAQALSGDIHLAKGDEKRAIASYEAALTSPNAPRDGVLLKLAQLAGSEAGEAPVDNTPVNAVEPETESKIDAVAS from the coding sequence ATGAGCCTTAAAGAATTTGAAACCGATGAACAACGTGCCGAAGCACTTGTTGATTGGCTGAAACAAAACAGTAATTTTATCTTGCTTTTAGCGGTAGTGATTGTAGGAACGATTGTCGGTCAGAACTATTATCAATCCCATAAAGCGGGGAAAACCGTGAATAATATTGCGGCGCTTGATACGCTTGCGATGGAAAAGGGCACTGAGGGGAATCTCTCTAAAGCGCAATTAACCGAGTTTTTAGATAAAAACAACAACCAAGATCATCAGGCATTAGGCGTGATGACCGTTGCCGGTGAGCTTGCAAATCGCGGTGAATATCAAGAAGCGAAAGCCCTTTTAACTGGCCTTGATACGCAAAAATTTGATCCAAGCTTAAAAGCACTCGTTGATTTTCGTTTAGCGAAAGTGTTATTTGAATTAAAGGAATACGATGCCTCGTTAAAGGTTTTAGATGGCATGGATTCAATCTCATTTAGAGGGCTTGCGCAAGCGTTATCCGGTGATATTCATCTCGCAAAAGGCGATGAAAAACGCGCGATTGCTTCATATGAAGCGGCGTTGACTTCACCGAATGCCCCGCGTGATGGCGTATTATTAAAACTTGCGCAACTAGCAGGTAGTGAGGCAGGCGAAGCGCCAGTGGATAATACCCCTGTAAATGCGGTTGAGCCAGAAACAGAATCAAAAATTGATGCAGTAGCATCGTAA
- a CDS encoding PQQ-binding-like beta-propeller repeat protein, protein MSMKRSMALATFAVVTLTGCSGLISGKSNRIQPTPLNQEVPSHLAQTAWSSSVSAKVEATSGNRFTLGVQNGRYFVAGDNGMVSAVSEGGGVLWNAKTDPLYTGVGVEGDKVFVGTKQGELVALSAVDGKELWRKGLYGASIVTPKAHNGVVVTVTQGGAVEAFDSATGEVKWAYMMAPTRFSMRGSAEPIVFQNDLIVSNDAGQVIRFDVQTGAVKWGVKTSRVSDSGLVGSMLDIDSAPLVVGNDLYVASIRQGISKITAQGRLLWTKGNGVYAGIAHHGGNILSVEDEGRIVALSTQNGDEKWANTDLLGRGVSRPVIAGGKLVVADFEGYVHALDPQTGRLLSSTKVGNGAFLPDLTVIGNAVFLQEKAGRLIKVVL, encoded by the coding sequence ATGTCGATGAAACGATCCATGGCATTAGCCACATTTGCAGTAGTCACGCTAACAGGGTGCAGTGGCTTGATTTCAGGAAAATCAAACCGCATTCAACCGACCCCACTCAATCAAGAAGTCCCTAGCCACTTAGCGCAAACCGCGTGGAGTAGCTCAGTGTCAGCGAAAGTTGAAGCAACGTCGGGCAATCGTTTTACCCTCGGCGTTCAAAATGGACGCTATTTTGTGGCGGGTGATAACGGCATGGTCAGCGCAGTCTCTGAAGGCGGTGGCGTTCTTTGGAATGCAAAAACCGATCCACTTTATACCGGCGTTGGCGTTGAAGGCGATAAAGTCTTCGTCGGCACCAAACAGGGCGAATTAGTGGCACTCTCAGCCGTTGATGGTAAAGAACTCTGGCGTAAAGGCTTATATGGCGCAAGCATTGTGACACCCAAAGCACACAATGGCGTTGTTGTTACAGTCACCCAAGGGGGCGCAGTCGAAGCATTTGATAGCGCAACCGGAGAGGTGAAATGGGCCTATATGATGGCGCCGACTCGCTTTTCAATGCGCGGATCTGCTGAACCGATCGTTTTCCAAAATGATCTCATTGTGAGTAATGATGCTGGCCAAGTGATTCGTTTTGATGTGCAAACGGGCGCGGTTAAATGGGGCGTTAAAACTTCACGCGTAAGCGATTCAGGTCTTGTTGGTAGCATGCTCGATATCGATTCCGCACCGCTTGTGGTCGGAAATGATCTCTACGTTGCATCGATTCGCCAAGGCATTAGTAAAATTACTGCACAAGGTCGCCTCCTTTGGACAAAAGGCAATGGTGTTTATGCGGGGATTGCCCACCACGGCGGGAATATTTTATCCGTTGAAGATGAAGGACGCATCGTTGCACTCTCAACCCAAAATGGGGATGAAAAATGGGCCAATACCGATCTTTTAGGACGCGGTGTGAGTCGTCCTGTGATCGCAGGTGGAAAACTCGTTGTGGCTGACTTTGAAGGGTATGTGCATGCACTTGATCCACAAACCGGCCGTCTTTTAAGTTCAACTAAAGTAGGAAACGGTGCATTTTTACCTGATTTAACGGTGATCGGAAATGCAGTATTCCTCCAAGAAAAAGCAGGGCGCTTAATTAAAGTAGTGCTATAA
- the der gene encoding ribosome biogenesis GTPase Der — MLPIFALVGRPNVGKSTIFNILTRTRDALVADQPGLTRDRQYGHGVVGDNPYMILDTGGLSGDENRMDQLIESQVWKAVDEADVILFVVDGREGLTAFDEDIANRLRRSDKPCIVVVNKAEGQDPELIMSDFYALGLGDIVPVSASHNQGFIELVDEAFSHINEEDFVEAIDEEDDIIRLAVFGRPNAGKSTLINRILGEERVLASDVAGTTRDSIEIPFTMEDRDFILIDTAGVRRRARVSDKIEKFSVLKSLDAIEKANVVVFVFDAEEGLSEQDATLLGYVLDSGKALVLAVNKWDTLENDDKEWLKQEFDRRFAFVDFTKPIFISALRGTGVSRVLQEAIKAYDSSMQEFSTSELSDILEDAVRAHQPPMEKGFAPKLRFAHQGGKNPPRIIIHGNRTQYVKDSYVRYLSKTYRETLGLYGTPVRINFRGGDNPYAGKAPSPTKKEIKRAGKVRYGKPKK; from the coding sequence ATGTTACCGATTTTTGCTCTAGTGGGGCGCCCGAATGTCGGGAAATCCACCATTTTTAATATTTTAACGCGAACGCGTGATGCGCTTGTGGCCGACCAGCCCGGGCTTACGCGCGATCGTCAATATGGTCACGGCGTTGTCGGTGATAATCCCTATATGATTTTAGATACCGGCGGATTATCCGGCGATGAAAATCGTATGGATCAGCTCATTGAATCGCAAGTTTGGAAAGCGGTTGATGAGGCGGATGTGATTTTGTTTGTGGTTGATGGCCGTGAAGGGCTAACCGCATTTGATGAAGATATCGCCAATCGTTTACGCCGTTCAGATAAGCCTTGCATTGTGGTAGTCAATAAAGCGGAAGGGCAAGATCCTGAGCTGATTATGAGCGATTTCTATGCGCTCGGTTTAGGTGATATTGTGCCAGTTTCTGCGAGCCACAACCAAGGGTTTATCGAGCTTGTTGATGAAGCGTTTAGCCATATTAATGAAGAAGATTTTGTTGAAGCGATCGACGAAGAGGATGATATTATTCGTCTTGCGGTATTTGGTCGCCCGAATGCAGGGAAATCAACGCTCATTAACCGTATTTTAGGGGAAGAGCGCGTGCTCGCCTCTGACGTTGCGGGAACAACCCGTGACAGTATCGAAATTCCCTTTACCATGGAAGATCGCGACTTTATCTTGATCGATACCGCTGGGGTGCGTCGCCGTGCTCGTGTGTCGGATAAGATCGAAAAATTTAGCGTACTGAAAAGCTTAGATGCCATTGAAAAAGCCAATGTAGTGGTCTTTGTCTTTGATGCTGAAGAAGGTCTATCGGAGCAAGATGCAACGCTGCTTGGCTATGTGCTCGATTCAGGTAAAGCATTGGTGCTCGCGGTCAATAAGTGGGATACCTTAGAAAATGATGATAAAGAGTGGCTCAAGCAGGAGTTTGACCGCCGTTTCGCGTTTGTGGATTTCACCAAACCGATCTTTATCTCAGCGCTACGCGGAACCGGTGTGAGCCGTGTGCTCCAAGAGGCGATTAAGGCGTACGATTCATCGATGCAGGAGTTTTCTACGAGCGAACTGTCTGACATTTTGGAAGATGCCGTTCGCGCGCATCAACCGCCGATGGAAAAAGGGTTTGCACCGAAATTACGCTTTGCGCACCAAGGGGGTAAGAATCCTCCGCGCATTATTATTCACGGTAACCGTACCCAATATGTGAAAGATTCGTACGTGCGTTATTTAAGTAAAACCTATCGCGAAACGTTGGGACTTTACGGAACGCCGGTGCGCATCAATTTCCGCGGGGGCGATAATCCTTATGCCGGAAAAGCGCCAAGCCCAACGAAAAAAGAGATCAAACGTGCGGGTAAAGTGCGTTACGGGAAACCGAAAAAATAA
- a CDS encoding polysaccharide pyruvyl transferase family protein — protein sequence MNIVFSATRQWNPGDEFILMGAINLLKKHISDFNPILYNRNPQIRRSRHFDFIKMVDGLLGKNVLEKFLDNSVKEYNPMDYADLVVFAGSPEWRGKRTIKLYRSIVEYQIPTFFLGIGLGAGGQFSFTDQYFSKDEQYVFNNAKLITARDRYARENLQPLPVYHLPCPALFSSTQEKTVKQVKKVGLIYSTNKAANGNKISTDTYHYMMKMYQQLLEKFGEHYEFEFIAHYIDELSEFKKDFPDSRLHYSYDSKDYLDIYNQFDLVIGCRVHGIGISASMGIPGMMIAHDNRSDTVQGFCAELIKVGDNFSKIIGIFNKMVVGIESYSLSLQKHKMETAKKYYSLLQNSLL from the coding sequence ATGAATATAGTGTTTTCTGCTACAAGGCAGTGGAATCCGGGTGATGAGTTTATTTTAATGGGTGCGATTAACCTCTTAAAAAAACATATATCGGATTTTAACCCTATTTTATATAATCGAAACCCTCAAATAAGACGTAGTAGACATTTTGATTTTATAAAGATGGTTGATGGATTACTAGGAAAAAATGTGTTAGAAAAATTCCTAGATAATTCTGTAAAAGAGTATAATCCCATGGATTATGCTGATTTAGTTGTCTTTGCCGGTTCACCTGAGTGGCGTGGAAAAAGAACAATAAAATTGTATCGATCAATTGTTGAGTATCAAATACCGACCTTCTTTTTGGGGATAGGATTAGGCGCGGGTGGTCAGTTTTCATTTACAGACCAGTATTTTTCAAAAGATGAGCAGTATGTGTTCAATAATGCGAAGCTTATAACGGCTAGAGATCGATATGCCCGTGAAAACTTACAGCCTTTACCTGTTTATCATTTACCATGTCCTGCGCTCTTTTCAAGCACTCAGGAAAAAACGGTTAAACAGGTAAAAAAAGTTGGTTTAATTTATAGCACAAATAAAGCTGCCAATGGAAATAAGATTAGCACAGATACATATCATTATATGATGAAAATGTATCAGCAATTATTAGAAAAATTTGGCGAACATTATGAATTTGAATTTATTGCTCATTATATAGATGAGCTTTCAGAGTTTAAAAAAGATTTTCCAGATTCTCGCTTGCATTATTCATATGATTCAAAAGATTATTTAGATATCTATAATCAATTTGATTTAGTTATTGGCTGTCGAGTTCATGGTATTGGCATATCGGCATCGATGGGGATTCCTGGCATGATGATTGCTCATGATAATCGTTCTGATACTGTGCAAGGATTTTGTGCAGAACTTATCAAAGTGGGTGATAACTTTTCTAAAATTATAGGTATTTTTAATAAAATGGTCGTAGGCATTGAAAGCTATAGTTTAAGTTTGCAAAAACATAAAATGGAAACGGCTAAAAAGTACTACAGTTTATTACAAAACAGTTTATTGTAA
- a CDS encoding Tex family protein — MANIPTIASIIAREINANVTQVSAAVTLLDEGATVPFIARYRKEVTGGLDDAQLRELETRLVYLRELEDRRSTIIESIDSQEKLTDELRGKLEAATTKTELEDLYLPYRPRRRTRAQIAIEAGILPLAETLFQNTLQEDLETLAAPYIDEEKGFADTKAVLDGARFILIDRISEEAELLGKLRNYLWDNGVISASVKDGKADEGSNYKDYFEFSEAIKTIPSHRALALLRGRNEDILSLDLVLPEPIEETPQTFIKDHFGLSNPHDWLNDTIRLSWRAKLNLSLSLELINRMREEAEAEAIKVFARNLKDLLLASPAGNRVILGIDPGIRTGCKVAVVDDTGKLLDTTTIYPHPPRNDWNGSLTALAALCQKHSPSLIAIGNGTASRETDKLAGELCKVVKGLSRIVVSEAGASVYSASELASKEFPELDVSLRGAISIARRLQDPLAELVKIDPKSIGVGQYQHDVNQTELNRSLASVVEDCVNAVGVDVNTASSPLLAQVSGLNNTTAENIVKYRDENGAFTNRKELLKVPRLGPKTFELAAGFLRIRGNNPLDRSAVHPEAYPVVETIAKKTAKSIDELIGNTSLLRSLNPKEFTSEKFGIPTVKDIIDELDKPGRDPRPEFVTATFKEGIESIKDLKEGMRLEGVVTNVANFGAFVDIGVHQDGLVHISALADRFVKDPHEIVKVGDVVTVKVLEVDIPRNRIQLTMRMNDDASASDKGQKSYVPAKGKQAKRHSEKPSNNPFADALKGLKR; from the coding sequence ATGGCGAACATCCCTACTATTGCCTCCATTATTGCTCGTGAAATTAACGCAAATGTCACCCAAGTGAGCGCTGCCGTCACCCTGCTTGATGAGGGGGCGACCGTTCCGTTTATTGCGCGCTATCGTAAAGAGGTAACCGGCGGACTTGATGATGCGCAGCTTCGCGAACTTGAGACGCGCCTTGTCTATCTTCGCGAGCTTGAAGATCGCCGTAGTACCATTATCGAATCGATCGACTCTCAAGAAAAACTCACCGATGAGCTTCGCGGTAAACTTGAAGCGGCGACCACAAAAACCGAGCTCGAAGACCTCTATCTTCCCTATCGTCCGCGCCGACGAACACGCGCTCAGATCGCCATTGAAGCCGGCATTCTTCCGCTTGCAGAAACGCTCTTTCAAAATACTCTACAAGAGGATTTAGAGACGCTCGCGGCACCCTATATTGATGAAGAGAAAGGCTTTGCCGATACAAAAGCAGTGCTCGATGGCGCACGCTTTATCTTAATTGATCGCATTTCGGAAGAGGCGGAGCTTCTCGGAAAGCTCCGTAATTATCTCTGGGACAATGGCGTTATTAGCGCATCGGTCAAAGATGGAAAAGCCGATGAGGGCAGCAATTATAAAGATTACTTTGAATTTAGTGAGGCCATTAAAACCATTCCCTCACATAGGGCCTTAGCGCTCCTTCGGGGACGCAATGAAGATATCTTATCGCTCGACCTTGTTTTACCCGAACCGATCGAAGAGACGCCGCAAACCTTTATTAAAGATCACTTTGGCCTTAGCAATCCGCACGATTGGCTGAACGATACCATTCGTCTTAGCTGGCGCGCGAAACTCAATCTCTCGCTCTCCCTTGAGCTTATTAATCGCATGCGTGAAGAGGCGGAAGCGGAAGCGATTAAAGTCTTTGCTCGCAATTTAAAAGATCTTCTGCTTGCCTCCCCTGCGGGAAATCGCGTAATTTTAGGGATCGACCCCGGCATTCGAACCGGCTGTAAAGTCGCCGTTGTTGACGATACCGGAAAACTTCTCGATACCACAACGATCTATCCCCATCCGCCCCGTAATGACTGGAATGGCTCACTGACTGCCCTTGCAGCGCTCTGCCAAAAACACTCACCGAGCCTCATTGCGATCGGGAATGGAACTGCCTCACGGGAAACCGATAAACTCGCAGGCGAACTCTGTAAAGTGGTAAAAGGTTTAAGCCGGATCGTCGTTAGTGAAGCGGGAGCGTCTGTCTATTCCGCCTCTGAACTTGCCTCAAAAGAATTCCCCGAGCTTGATGTCTCGTTACGAGGCGCGATCTCCATTGCTCGCCGTCTGCAAGATCCGCTTGCTGAACTGGTTAAGATCGATCCAAAATCGATCGGCGTTGGGCAATATCAGCACGATGTAAATCAAACCGAGCTCAACCGATCACTTGCCTCGGTGGTGGAAGACTGTGTAAATGCGGTGGGAGTCGATGTTAATACAGCCTCAAGCCCGCTACTTGCACAAGTCTCTGGCTTAAACAATACAACGGCTGAAAATATTGTCAAATATCGCGATGAAAATGGCGCCTTTACCAATCGTAAAGAGCTATTAAAAGTTCCGCGCCTTGGGCCAAAAACCTTCGAACTGGCTGCGGGATTCCTACGCATTCGTGGCAATAATCCGCTCGACCGCTCTGCCGTTCACCCTGAAGCTTACCCGGTTGTGGAAACAATCGCGAAAAAAACCGCCAAATCAATCGATGAACTAATTGGCAATACCTCACTTTTGCGTAGCCTTAATCCCAAAGAATTTACCTCCGAGAAATTTGGGATTCCTACCGTTAAAGATATCATTGATGAGCTAGACAAACCCGGCCGTGACCCGCGCCCTGAGTTTGTCACTGCCACCTTTAAAGAGGGCATTGAATCGATCAAAGACCTTAAAGAAGGCATGCGTTTAGAAGGTGTCGTAACCAACGTTGCAAACTTTGGCGCCTTTGTCGATATCGGCGTGCATCAAGATGGATTAGTCCATATCAGCGCCCTTGCCGACCGCTTTGTCAAAGATCCGCATGAGATTGTTAAAGTTGGTGACGTGGTAACGGTTAAAGTATTGGAAGTCGATATTCCCCGCAATCGGATTCAACTCACCATGCGCATGAACGATGATGCAAGTGCATCCGATAAAGGGCAAAAAAGCTACGTTCCCGCTAAAGGGAAACAAGCAAAACGTCATAGCGAAAAGCCCTCTAATAATCCTTTTGCCGATGCTTTAAAAGGATTAAAGCGTTAA